A single region of the Kocuria rosea genome encodes:
- a CDS encoding formate/nitrite transporter family protein: MEPDRENLEEKRKELGRTDEPLEDELVEEFENTVTEGAERLTRTWRAMTITGLFGGIDVGVGILAYLAVKEATGSDLLAGAAFGFGLLALQLAHSELFTENFLVPIYAVVSRHSTWWQLARFWTVTLLTNLLGGWLFTWLIVAGFPQFHDVLEESATKYLEGGLTVESAALALLAGSTITLGTRMSQGSSNEVVHTAIALIDGLLVVGLGMLHGALNSAVIFGAMHAGADISYTEWLVWMLWVIPLNMVGGLVIITMPRLIRTLELIKKERGQQEREHAADGRVV; this comes from the coding sequence ATGGAACCCGACAGGGAGAATCTCGAGGAGAAGCGCAAGGAGCTGGGCAGGACGGACGAGCCGCTCGAGGACGAGCTGGTCGAGGAGTTCGAGAACACGGTCACCGAGGGCGCCGAACGCCTGACCCGCACGTGGCGGGCGATGACCATCACCGGACTCTTCGGGGGCATCGACGTGGGGGTGGGCATCCTCGCCTACCTGGCGGTCAAGGAGGCCACCGGATCGGACCTGCTGGCCGGCGCGGCGTTCGGCTTCGGGCTGCTCGCGCTCCAGCTCGCCCACTCGGAGCTGTTCACGGAGAACTTCCTGGTGCCCATCTACGCCGTCGTCTCCCGGCACAGCACCTGGTGGCAGCTGGCGCGCTTCTGGACGGTGACCCTGCTGACCAACCTCCTGGGCGGATGGCTGTTCACCTGGTTGATCGTGGCGGGGTTCCCGCAGTTCCACGACGTCCTTGAGGAGTCGGCGACCAAGTACCTCGAGGGGGGCCTCACCGTGGAGTCGGCCGCTCTGGCGCTGCTGGCCGGCAGCACCATCACGCTCGGGACGCGGATGAGCCAGGGATCCAGCAACGAGGTGGTGCACACCGCCATCGCGCTCATCGACGGCCTGCTGGTCGTCGGGCTGGGCATGCTGCACGGCGCACTGAACTCGGCGGTCATCTTCGGGGCGATGCACGCGGGCGCCGACATCTCCTACACGGAGTGGCTGGTGTGGATGCTGTGGGTCATCCCGCTGAACATGGTGGGCGGGCTCGTCATCATCACGATGCCGCGGCTCATCCGCACGCTCGAGCTGATCAAGAAGGAGCGCGGGCAGCAGGAGCGCGAGCACGCCGCCGACGGGCGGGTGGTCTGA